One Luteolibacter flavescens DNA window includes the following coding sequences:
- a CDS encoding cupin domain-containing protein has product MEIRALDQQPPFTTKDGSTIRSILDSANAPVKNQSLAEATIPAGGSTQRHWHRESEEFYFLLEGHGTMEIDGETREVGPGDAILIPAGAWHQITATERLRFLCCCAPPYRHEDTYFE; this is encoded by the coding sequence ATGGAAATCCGCGCGCTCGACCAGCAACCGCCGTTCACTACGAAGGACGGCTCGACCATCCGCAGCATTCTCGACTCGGCGAATGCCCCGGTGAAAAACCAGAGCCTCGCCGAAGCGACCATTCCCGCAGGCGGCTCGACCCAGCGTCACTGGCATCGCGAAAGTGAGGAATTCTACTTCCTGCTGGAGGGCCACGGCACCATGGAAATCGACGGCGAGACCCGCGAAGTCGGCCCCGGCGATGCCATCCTCATCCCCGCCGGTGCCTGGCACCAGATCACCGCCACCGAGCGCCTGCGCTTCCTCTGCTGCTGCGCCCCACCCTACCGACACGAAGACACCTACTTCGAGTAG
- a CDS encoding sigma-54-dependent transcriptional regulator, with protein MPPSLEEQPNLLIVDDDETIQRLLVIAAKDHGWRPRTAGSGMAALDGLDDSIEAVVLDHGLPDIDGLQTLERLRQAKSNLPVIMLTGLNDAETAVRALRAGAADYLTKPFELKRLFDLLRQIRLDRSEPAPTSAGSTLKPAAADGLRSANQRVRELLRRLEKAASLDTTILLTGESGTGKTYFAKEIHRLSPRAAEEFIPVSCPALPRELLESELFGHEKGSFTGATASRAGRFEQASKGTIFLDEIGDLPAELQPKLLNVLQDREFFRVGGNKILRTNARVIAATNVDLHAKVADGSFREDLYYRLNIIELPIPPLRERKDDLPGLTAAILGRIAARRGNDGWTLTSGASAALAAFDWPGNIRQLENVLERATAFTDRDELGEQDLVPLLESRREGPASGGGAKVRTLHELERETFLEAYRRTGGNKAKTARELGVSERTVYNLLERHGLK; from the coding sequence ATGCCGCCCAGCTTAGAAGAGCAACCCAATCTATTGATTGTCGATGACGACGAGACGATCCAGCGCCTGCTGGTGATCGCCGCGAAGGATCACGGCTGGAGGCCAAGGACGGCCGGCAGCGGCATGGCAGCGCTTGACGGGCTGGACGACTCCATCGAGGCGGTGGTGCTCGATCACGGACTCCCGGACATCGACGGACTCCAGACCTTGGAACGGCTGCGCCAGGCGAAATCGAACTTGCCGGTGATCATGCTCACCGGGCTCAACGATGCCGAAACGGCAGTAAGGGCATTGCGAGCCGGAGCGGCCGATTACCTCACGAAACCCTTCGAGCTGAAGCGACTTTTCGACCTGCTTCGGCAGATCCGCCTCGACCGGTCCGAGCCCGCTCCGACCTCGGCGGGAAGCACCCTCAAGCCCGCGGCAGCCGATGGCCTACGCAGCGCGAATCAGCGCGTGCGCGAGCTGCTCCGCCGGCTGGAGAAGGCCGCATCGCTGGACACCACGATCCTGCTGACCGGCGAGAGCGGCACCGGCAAGACCTACTTCGCCAAAGAGATCCACCGCCTGAGCCCGCGCGCCGCGGAGGAATTCATCCCGGTGAGCTGCCCCGCCCTGCCGCGGGAACTGCTGGAGTCGGAGCTTTTCGGCCATGAGAAGGGCTCCTTCACCGGTGCCACTGCCAGCCGTGCAGGCCGCTTCGAGCAGGCATCGAAGGGCACCATCTTCCTCGACGAGATCGGCGACCTGCCCGCGGAACTCCAGCCGAAGCTGCTGAATGTGCTGCAGGACCGGGAATTCTTCCGCGTGGGTGGAAACAAGATCCTGAGGACCAATGCCCGGGTGATCGCCGCCACGAACGTGGACCTCCACGCCAAGGTCGCCGATGGCAGCTTCCGGGAGGACCTCTATTACCGGCTCAATATCATCGAGCTCCCCATCCCGCCGCTGCGGGAGCGCAAGGACGACCTTCCCGGCCTGACTGCGGCCATCCTGGGCCGGATCGCGGCGCGGCGCGGCAATGACGGCTGGACGCTGACCTCCGGGGCCAGCGCTGCCCTCGCCGCCTTCGACTGGCCGGGTAATATCCGCCAGCTCGAGAACGTGCTCGAGCGCGCCACCGCCTTCACGGATCGCGATGAGCTCGGCGAGCAGGACCTCGTCCCGCTGCTGGAAAGCCGTCGCGAAGGCCCTGCCAGCGGCGGCGGTGCCAAGGTGCGCACCCTCCACGAACTGGAGCGCGAAACCTTCCTCGAAGCCTACCGCCGGACCGGCGGCAACAAGGCGAAGACCGCCCGGGAGCTGGGCGTTTCCGAGCGCACCGTTTACAACCTGCTGGAGCGCCACGGACTGAAGTGA
- a CDS encoding septal ring lytic transglycosylase RlpA family protein, with product MTRNLKSVALAIAGALMLPSCTTQATASNQPSGATEWKVSSVQHGKASWYGVRCNGGTRTASGERLSDHAATAAHKTLPMGTKVRVTNLSNGKSEVVRINDRGPYTKGRVIDVTEGVAQRLGFRARGIVPVKVEVLKVSDN from the coding sequence ATGACCCGGAACCTAAAGTCCGTGGCCCTGGCCATCGCCGGAGCCCTAATGCTACCGTCCTGCACCACGCAGGCTACCGCGTCGAACCAGCCCTCTGGTGCGACGGAGTGGAAAGTCTCGTCCGTCCAGCACGGCAAGGCTTCCTGGTATGGTGTCCGCTGCAATGGCGGCACCCGCACCGCGAGCGGAGAGCGTCTCAGCGACCATGCTGCGACCGCCGCTCACAAGACCCTGCCCATGGGAACGAAGGTCCGCGTGACCAATCTTTCCAACGGCAAGTCCGAGGTGGTGCGTATCAACGACCGTGGGCCCTATACCAAGGGTCGCGTGATCGACGTCACAGAAGGAGTCGCCCAGCGGCTTGGCTTTCGCGCACGAGGCATCGTGCCGGTGAAAGTCGAGGTGCTGAAGGTGTCGGACAACTGA
- a CDS encoding PAS domain S-box protein, giving the protein MSQLPIEQLPKRTPRPWLEAFWAGQAEALKLILSGLPVESVLEHISRWIEEMSDEGTLCSIFLANDEGTHLTLAAALRLPADFISAVRRLPVKDGVDSLGNWLACGEPVLSEANPTTTWPVAREQAISHGLKSCWSVPVISADGAWLGSMAYHRRDHLMPQAEDLAQAESAAKLVGLVIERGRAPEKNAHSKSTARPPRVGGGGMDLTGTLETIPEAFFTLNRDWRFTYVNQAAESMLRKSRGEILDRVIWETFPSVCGTAVEHTYRSVMEHGKPGVLDEFFHPPLGQWFEIRVLPADGGLAVYFRDVTAQRQPREQLRLLEACVARINDLVIITNAGEVDEPGPRILFVNDAFTRITGYSREEAIGRSPRFLQGPKSPRSELDRIRLALKRCEPVRAELLNYKKNGDELWLEVDIVPVAGANGRAAYQVGVMRDATERKRAEEEARITEERYVRQRNALITLTDLSPETADSDESAFQRITETHARALGVSRVGIWRYNADRSAIHCVDLYDQDAHRHISGMLLTAETCPAYFQAMEEADVIAADQAQSDPRTCDFAESYLDPLGITSVLGAPIHLVGGIDGILSSEHVGPPRTWTGDEKTFAAAVANIVSLTLEGSERQRAEDSVRETRKRFEVVARATNDAVWDWDFSTNEIWWNEGFETMFGFKRSEVEPSAESWYHRIHPADARRVLPGLRHTITQGGDHWSDEYRFQCADGSYAYVLDRGFVIRDETGRAIRMVGGMTDLTSRKQWEQDLARLNRALHMLSASNEAVTRATDEQHLLEEICRLAVNTGGYRMAWVGYARDDADRTIEPMARAGAEEGYLDTIRLSWSEDCPTGKGPAGRTIRTGETVVCRDIAMESAFFHWLDEAHARGYRSVICLPLRDGDRVFGLLALYSSEIQQAASDEISLLRQLADDLAFGISTLRSRQEMRRTEDVVLKVAQAVSSGTGTEFFDLLTSNMIEALGAHGGHIARLNPEELSVTTLSLVMGGKREENVTYSLLGTPCANVREGRMCIFERGVQETFPDDHFLVVHGIHAYAGIPLLHRDGSVAGIMVVIFDKPLEETGLVQSTLQIFAARASAELDRQMADARIRDQASLLDRARDAILVRNLDHRISYWNKSAERLYGWTAEEVIGSSVETLLYRDTKDFRAACQTVIETGEWLGELQHFARDGRQLTVEGRWTLLYDENGKPRNILTINTDITEHRQLQQQFLRAQRLESIGTLAGGIAHDLNNVLAPISMSIELLNSEVTSDRGRELLATLAGSARRGADMVRQVLSFARGMEGRRLEVHARRLVSDVENIVRDTFPKDITLDIRVPRNVWTLQGDPTQLHQVLINLCVNARDAMPRGGSICISAENMDLDPKGAASEPGVKPGPYVRISVEDSGSGIPTQHLEKIFEPFFTTKEFGKGTGLGLPTSLAIIKSHGGFIRAASPPGRGARFDVFLPGLPGTGESALDQSDSPLPRGHGETILIADDEEFVRSITGRTLESFGYQVLLAAGGSEAVDLYREHGAEISAVITDMMMPGMDGASVIRALAALDPEVKIIASSGVTAHDARAREASDCVRHFLPKPCSAETLLKVLKRVVSDA; this is encoded by the coding sequence ATGAGCCAACTTCCGATCGAGCAGCTTCCAAAGCGCACACCGCGTCCTTGGCTGGAGGCGTTTTGGGCCGGTCAAGCGGAAGCGCTGAAACTGATCCTCTCCGGCTTGCCGGTGGAAAGCGTGCTGGAGCACATCTCGCGCTGGATCGAGGAGATGTCGGACGAGGGAACCCTTTGCTCCATCTTCCTGGCGAATGATGAAGGCACCCACCTGACCTTGGCGGCGGCACTACGGCTTCCCGCAGATTTCATCAGCGCGGTACGGCGTTTGCCGGTCAAAGACGGGGTCGATTCGCTGGGCAATTGGCTGGCCTGTGGCGAACCGGTGCTGAGTGAAGCCAACCCCACCACTACCTGGCCCGTCGCTCGCGAACAGGCGATCAGCCACGGGCTGAAGTCATGCTGGTCTGTGCCGGTCATCTCGGCGGATGGCGCATGGCTGGGGAGCATGGCTTATCATCGCCGGGATCATCTCATGCCTCAGGCGGAGGATCTCGCCCAAGCGGAATCCGCCGCGAAGCTGGTGGGGCTGGTGATCGAACGCGGCCGCGCACCGGAGAAGAACGCTCATTCGAAATCCACCGCGCGCCCGCCCCGAGTCGGCGGCGGCGGGATGGACCTGACCGGGACCTTGGAAACGATCCCGGAGGCCTTTTTTACCCTGAACCGCGACTGGCGATTCACCTATGTGAACCAGGCGGCGGAATCGATGCTGAGGAAGAGCCGCGGAGAGATTCTCGACCGGGTGATCTGGGAAACCTTCCCGAGCGTCTGCGGCACCGCGGTGGAGCACACCTACCGCAGTGTGATGGAGCACGGAAAGCCGGGCGTGCTGGATGAGTTCTTTCACCCTCCGCTCGGCCAATGGTTCGAGATCCGCGTGCTCCCTGCGGATGGCGGGCTGGCGGTCTATTTCCGCGACGTGACCGCCCAGCGGCAGCCGCGCGAACAACTGCGGCTGCTGGAAGCCTGCGTCGCCCGGATCAACGATCTGGTCATCATCACGAATGCCGGCGAGGTGGATGAGCCGGGGCCGCGCATCCTCTTCGTCAACGACGCCTTCACCCGCATCACGGGCTACTCCCGCGAGGAGGCGATCGGGCGGTCGCCGCGGTTTCTCCAGGGGCCGAAAAGCCCGCGTTCCGAACTCGACCGCATCCGCCTGGCGCTGAAGCGCTGCGAACCGGTCCGTGCGGAATTGCTCAACTACAAGAAGAACGGTGACGAGCTCTGGCTGGAAGTAGACATCGTGCCCGTGGCCGGAGCCAATGGCCGCGCCGCCTATCAGGTGGGAGTGATGCGCGACGCCACCGAGCGAAAGCGGGCGGAGGAAGAAGCGCGAATCACAGAGGAACGCTACGTCCGCCAGCGCAATGCCCTGATCACGCTGACCGACCTCTCGCCAGAGACAGCCGACAGCGACGAGAGCGCTTTCCAACGCATCACCGAGACCCATGCACGGGCGCTGGGCGTGTCGAGGGTCGGCATCTGGCGATACAATGCCGACCGCTCGGCCATTCACTGTGTCGATCTCTACGACCAGGATGCCCACCGACACATCAGCGGCATGCTGCTGACGGCAGAGACCTGCCCCGCCTACTTCCAGGCGATGGAGGAGGCGGACGTGATCGCCGCGGACCAGGCGCAGAGCGATCCGAGGACTTGTGACTTCGCGGAAAGCTATCTTGATCCGCTGGGCATCACCTCCGTGCTCGGCGCCCCGATCCATCTGGTGGGCGGCATTGACGGCATCCTCAGCAGCGAGCATGTGGGACCGCCCCGGACATGGACCGGTGATGAAAAGACCTTCGCCGCCGCCGTCGCGAATATCGTGTCGCTGACCTTGGAGGGCTCCGAGCGTCAGCGGGCGGAAGACTCCGTGCGGGAGACGCGCAAGCGCTTCGAGGTGGTGGCGCGCGCGACCAATGATGCGGTGTGGGACTGGGATTTCTCGACCAACGAGATCTGGTGGAACGAGGGCTTCGAGACGATGTTCGGCTTCAAGCGCAGCGAGGTCGAACCGTCCGCCGAGTCCTGGTATCACCGCATTCATCCCGCGGATGCACGGCGCGTGCTCCCGGGCCTCCGCCACACCATCACCCAGGGCGGGGACCATTGGTCGGACGAGTATCGTTTCCAATGTGCCGACGGCAGCTATGCCTACGTGCTCGACCGGGGATTCGTGATCCGGGACGAGACCGGTCGCGCGATCCGCATGGTGGGCGGCATGACCGACCTGACCTCGCGGAAGCAGTGGGAGCAGGATCTGGCACGCCTCAACCGTGCCCTCCACATGCTGAGCGCCAGCAATGAGGCGGTGACCCGCGCGACCGACGAGCAGCACCTGCTGGAGGAAATCTGCCGCCTCGCCGTGAATACCGGCGGCTACCGCATGGCGTGGGTCGGCTACGCGCGCGACGACGCGGACCGGACCATCGAGCCGATGGCGAGGGCCGGCGCGGAGGAGGGCTACCTCGATACCATCCGGCTCTCCTGGAGCGAGGACTGCCCCACCGGCAAGGGACCGGCCGGGCGCACCATCCGTACCGGCGAGACCGTGGTATGCCGCGACATCGCCATGGAGAGCGCTTTCTTCCACTGGCTGGATGAGGCGCACGCCCGCGGCTACCGCAGCGTCATCTGCCTGCCGCTGCGCGATGGGGACCGGGTCTTCGGCCTGCTCGCGCTCTATTCCTCGGAGATCCAGCAGGCGGCGAGCGACGAGATCTCCCTGCTGCGCCAGTTGGCGGACGACCTCGCATTCGGCATCAGCACGCTGCGCTCCCGTCAGGAGATGCGCCGTACGGAAGACGTGGTTCTGAAGGTGGCCCAAGCGGTTTCCTCCGGCACGGGCACCGAGTTCTTCGACCTGCTGACGTCGAACATGATCGAGGCGCTGGGTGCCCATGGCGGTCACATCGCCCGGCTCAACCCGGAAGAACTATCCGTCACCACCCTGTCCCTGGTGATGGGTGGAAAGCGGGAGGAAAACGTCACCTACAGCCTCCTCGGGACGCCGTGTGCGAATGTCCGCGAGGGCCGGATGTGTATCTTCGAGCGCGGGGTGCAAGAGACCTTTCCCGACGACCATTTCCTGGTCGTCCACGGCATCCACGCCTATGCGGGCATCCCTCTGCTCCATCGCGATGGGTCGGTGGCGGGCATCATGGTGGTCATCTTTGACAAGCCGCTGGAAGAGACAGGGCTGGTGCAATCGACGCTACAGATCTTCGCCGCGCGGGCCTCGGCGGAACTCGACCGGCAGATGGCCGACGCCCGCATCCGCGATCAGGCATCGCTGCTCGACCGGGCACGCGATGCCATCCTGGTGCGAAACCTCGACCACCGCATCAGCTACTGGAACAAGAGCGCCGAGCGGCTCTACGGCTGGACCGCGGAAGAAGTCATCGGGAGCTCGGTGGAAACGCTGCTCTACCGGGACACGAAGGATTTCCGCGCTGCCTGCCAAACCGTCATCGAGACTGGTGAATGGCTGGGCGAACTCCAGCACTTCGCCCGGGATGGTCGCCAACTCACCGTGGAAGGCCGCTGGACGCTGCTCTACGACGAGAACGGTAAACCGCGGAATATCCTCACGATCAACACGGACATCACCGAGCACCGCCAGCTCCAGCAGCAGTTCCTCCGCGCGCAGCGGCTGGAAAGCATCGGCACGCTCGCCGGCGGCATCGCCCATGACCTGAACAACGTGCTCGCGCCGATCAGCATGTCGATCGAGCTGCTGAATTCCGAGGTGACCTCGGACCGCGGGCGGGAGCTGCTCGCCACACTGGCGGGAAGCGCACGGCGCGGGGCGGACATGGTGCGGCAGGTGCTGTCCTTTGCCCGCGGGATGGAGGGCCGACGACTGGAAGTCCACGCGCGCCGCCTCGTGAGCGATGTGGAGAACATCGTCCGCGATACCTTTCCGAAGGACATCACGCTCGACATCCGCGTGCCGCGCAATGTGTGGACACTTCAGGGCGACCCCACCCAGCTCCACCAGGTGCTGATCAATCTCTGCGTGAACGCCCGCGACGCGATGCCGCGGGGCGGGTCCATCTGCATCAGTGCGGAGAATATGGATCTCGACCCCAAGGGGGCGGCCTCCGAACCGGGGGTGAAGCCCGGCCCCTACGTCCGGATTAGCGTGGAAGACTCGGGTTCCGGTATCCCGACACAGCATCTGGAGAAGATCTTCGAGCCGTTTTTCACCACCAAGGAATTCGGCAAGGGCACCGGACTCGGCCTGCCCACGTCGCTGGCCATCATCAAGAGCCATGGTGGCTTCATCCGCGCCGCCAGCCCTCCCGGGCGCGGGGCTCGCTTCGACGTCTTCCTGCCCGGACTGCCCGGCACCGGGGAATCCGCGCTCGACCAGAGCGACAGCCCCCTGCCCCGTGGCCACGGCGAGACCATCCTGATCGCGGACGATGAGGAATTCGTCCGCAGCATCACCGGCCGCACCCTGGAGTCCTTCGGCTATCAGGTCCTACTCGCGGCCGGTGGCAGTGAGGCGGTGGATTTGTATCGCGAGCACGGCGCGGAGATCTCCGCCGTCATCACGGACATGATGATGCCCGGCATGGACGGCGCATCGGTCATCCGGGCGCTTGCAGCCCTCGATCCGGAGGTCAAAATCATCGCCTCCAGCGGCGTGACCGCCCATGACGCCCGCGCCCGCGAAGCCAGCGATTGTGTCCGACATTTTCTTCCCAAGCCCTGCAGCGCTGAAACTTTACTAAAAGTGCTAAAACGTGTCGTCTCCGACGCGTAG